Below is a genomic region from Candidatus Binatia bacterium.
CGCGCGCGCTGGTGCGCTGCGAGAGCGTGACGCCGGTCGAAGCAGGCGCCCTGCAACTGCTGGAGCGCACGCTGACCGAGATCGGCTTCCGCTGCGAGCGGATGGATTTTACACAAGCCGGCACCGACGACGTTGCCAACCTCTATGCGCGCATCGGCAGTGGCGGGAAGCACTTCTGCTTCGCCGGCCATTCCGACGTCGTGCCGGTCGGCGATCTTTCGTCGTGGACGATCGGCCCATTCGCGGCCGAGCTATCGGCCGGCTACCTGTTCGGCCGCGGCGCCGCCGACATGAAGGGCGCGATCGCAGCCTTCACCGAAGCGGCCGCACGGTTCATCGCCCGGCGCGGCCGCGACTTCGATGGCTCGATCAGCCTGCTGGTCACGGGCGACGAGGAAGGCCCGGCGGTCAACGGCACGGTCAAGATGCTGAAGAAGCTCACCGAGCGTGGCGAGACGATCGACGCCTGCGTGGTGGGTGAGCCGACGAGCAGCAAGCGCTTCGGCGACATGATGAAGATCGGCCGGCGCGGCAGCATGACGGTCGACCTCGTGATCCGCGGCGTGCAGGGCCATGTCGCCTATCCCGAGCGGCTCGACAACGCGATCCACCGCCTGTCGGCGATCGTCGAGGCGCTGGTGCGCGAGCCGATCGACAAGGGCAGCACGCATTTCCAGCCAACCTCGCTGCAGTTCACCACCATCGACGTCGGCAACAAGGCGACCAACATCGCGCCCGGCGTGGCGCATGCCCGCTTCAACACGCGGTTCAACGATCTGTGGACGTCGCAGACCCTGCTGGCACATCTCAAGGAGCGGATCGAGCGGGCCAATGCCTCTATCGCCGGCAACGGCCTCGTCGAGTACGCCAAGGTCGAGGTCTCGGGTGAGTCGTTCTACACGCCGCCGGGCGCGCTGGTGGAGATTGTGGGCAGCGCGGTGCGCGAGGTGACGGGCGTGGAGTGCGAGCTGT
It encodes:
- the dapE gene encoding succinyl-diaminopimelate desuccinylase codes for the protein MPDTLAPSVADVVELTRALVRCESVTPVEAGALQLLERTLTEIGFRCERMDFTQAGTDDVANLYARIGSGGKHFCFAGHSDVVPVGDLSSWTIGPFAAELSAGYLFGRGAADMKGAIAAFTEAAARFIARRGRDFDGSISLLVTGDEEGPAVNGTVKMLKKLTERGETIDACVVGEPTSSKRFGDMMKIGRRGSMTVDLVIRGVQGHVAYPERLDNAIHRLSAIVEALVREPIDKGSTHFQPTSLQFTTIDVGNKATNIAPGVAHARFNTRFNDLWTSQTLLAHLKERIERANASIAGNGLVEYAKVEVSGESFYTPPGALVEIVGSAVREVTGVECELSTTGGTSDARFISRYCPVLEFGLVGESMHKVDEKSAVADLKALSRVYETVLDRYFA